From one Triticum aestivum cultivar Chinese Spring chromosome 4B, IWGSC CS RefSeq v2.1, whole genome shotgun sequence genomic stretch:
- the LOC123089599 gene encoding short-chain dehydrogenase TIC 32 B, chloroplastic isoform X2, translating into MLQAARYLLGSSGASGFGSKSTADEVTAACPDLCSLTAIITGATSGIGAETARVLAKRGARVVIPARSVKAAEDMRARILAECPGADVLVLHLDLSSLASVRDFARRFLSLGLPLHLLINNAGKFSHGQLALSEDGVEMTFATNYLGHFLLTKLLLGRMAETTASTGVQGRIVNVSSSVHGWFSGDWADYLQLVTRRKILLTLACACAHTCVQTLRRDAGLRGVQACQCAAHQGARRPPPGDGRGRDGELRAPGHRQDPPQPRQRGPRH; encoded by the exons ATGCTGCAGGCGGCTAGGTACTTGCTGGGCTCCTCGGGCGCCAGCGGGTTCGGCTCCAAGTCCACCGCCGACGAGGTCACGGCCGCCTGCCCCGACCTCTGCTCCCTCACGgccatcatcaccggcgccacGTCGGGAATCGGGGCGGAGACGGCGCGGGTGCTGGCCAAGCGCGGGGCGAGGGTGGTCATCCCGGCGCGGAGCGTCAAGGCGGCCGAGGACATGCGCGCGCGCATCCTGGCCGAGTGCCCCGGCGCAGACGTCCTCGTGCTGCACCTGGACCTCAGCTCGCTCGCCTCCGTCCGGGACTTCGCCCGCCGCTTCCTCTCCCTCGGCCTGCCCCTCCACCTACTCATTAACAACGCCGGCAAGTTCTCGCACGGCCAGCTCGCGCTGTCCGAGGACGGCGTGGAGATGACCTTCGCCACCAACTACCTCGGCCATTTCCTACTGACGAAGCTCCTGCTGGGGAGGATGGCGGAGACTACGGCGTCCACGGGAGTGCAGGGCCGCATCGTGAACGTGTCGTCCAGCGTGCACGGCTGGTTCTCCGGCGACTGGGCGGACTACCTCCAGCTCGTCACACGCCGCAAGAT TTTATTAACCTTGGCATGTGCATGTGCACATACGTGCGTACAGACCCTACGACGCGACGCAGGCCTACGCGGTGTCCAAGCTTGCCAATGTGCTGCACACCAAGGAGCTCGCCGCCCGCCTCCAGGAGATGGGCGCGGACGTGACGGTGAACTGCGTGCACCCGGGCATCGTCAGGACCCGCCTCAACCGCGACAGAGAGGGCCTCGTCACTGA
- the LOC123089599 gene encoding short-chain dehydrogenase TIC 32 B, chloroplastic isoform X1 has translation MLQAARYLLGSSGASGFGSKSTADEVTAACPDLCSLTAIITGATSGIGAETARVLAKRGARVVIPARSVKAAEDMRARILAECPGADVLVLHLDLSSLASVRDFARRFLSLGLPLHLLINNAGKFSHGQLALSEDGVEMTFATNYLGHFLLTKLLLGRMAETTASTGVQGRIVNVSSSVHGWFSGDWADYLQLVTRRKIPYDATQAYAVSKLANVLHTKELAARLQEMGADVTVNCVHPGIVRTRLNRDREGLVTEFVFVLLSKLLKTIPQAAATTCYAAVHPRLAGVSGRYLADCNEAVPSPAAASRREAARLWQASEDMIYASSSQPDRNI, from the exons ATGCTGCAGGCGGCTAGGTACTTGCTGGGCTCCTCGGGCGCCAGCGGGTTCGGCTCCAAGTCCACCGCCGACGAGGTCACGGCCGCCTGCCCCGACCTCTGCTCCCTCACGgccatcatcaccggcgccacGTCGGGAATCGGGGCGGAGACGGCGCGGGTGCTGGCCAAGCGCGGGGCGAGGGTGGTCATCCCGGCGCGGAGCGTCAAGGCGGCCGAGGACATGCGCGCGCGCATCCTGGCCGAGTGCCCCGGCGCAGACGTCCTCGTGCTGCACCTGGACCTCAGCTCGCTCGCCTCCGTCCGGGACTTCGCCCGCCGCTTCCTCTCCCTCGGCCTGCCCCTCCACCTACTCATTAACAACGCCGGCAAGTTCTCGCACGGCCAGCTCGCGCTGTCCGAGGACGGCGTGGAGATGACCTTCGCCACCAACTACCTCGGCCATTTCCTACTGACGAAGCTCCTGCTGGGGAGGATGGCGGAGACTACGGCGTCCACGGGAGTGCAGGGCCGCATCGTGAACGTGTCGTCCAGCGTGCACGGCTGGTTCTCCGGCGACTGGGCGGACTACCTCCAGCTCGTCACACGCCGCAAGAT ACCCTACGACGCGACGCAGGCCTACGCGGTGTCCAAGCTTGCCAATGTGCTGCACACCAAGGAGCTCGCCGCCCGCCTCCAGGAGATGGGCGCGGACGTGACGGTGAACTGCGTGCACCCGGGCATCGTCAGGACCCGCCTCAACCGCGACAGAGAGGGCCTCGTCACTGAATTCGTCTTCGTGCTGCTGTCCAAGCTGCTCAAGACTATCCCACAG GCTGCGGCGACCACGTGCTACGCGGCGGTGCACCCGAGGCTGGCCGGCGTGTCCGGCCGCTACTTGGCCGACTGCAACGAGGCAGtgccgtcgccggccgccgcaAGCCGCCGCGAGGCCGCGCGGCTCTGGCAGGCGTCGGAGGACATGATCTATGCCTCAAGCAGTCAACCGGACAGGAACATCTGA